The following are encoded together in the Chanodichthys erythropterus isolate Z2021 chromosome 16, ASM2448905v1, whole genome shotgun sequence genome:
- the eef1da gene encoding eukaryotic translation elongation factor 1 delta a (guanine nucleotide exchange protein) isoform X1: MENQWGARAKEDTRHEQTRNLPNSNDGKRNRTRSSRSENQGSEEGHFHHDLTSQGIKGEKVWFNRSLYEQADNAYQTLLSAGSGILPVLSSPKDRIPRTLVFRAKRNGAQQSQEKENQTYSRSYASHQQQRGSTHQRSSSEPQRDRQFPKSSRKRVFSENERTPQKRDNITMSGLQGLAQENIWFDKSRYDEAERHFYEGMNGIPQTSQERDSSAILQDIAKARQNIQQSLAGVKTALQGSKGHTRSQKPRERKTSQNASKSEDQSELVSRLKSLELDNKNLHKVVDDLRATLSKLESRMATLEKSQSPASKTVTFTKAAPVQTPKVEEHNGADDDDDIDLFGSDEEDEEAERIKAERVKEYSQRKAKKPALIAKSSILLDVKPWDDETDMSKLEECVRSIQLDGLLWGASKLVPVGYGIKKLQINCVVEDDKVGTDILEEEITKFEDYVQSVDIAAFNKI; this comes from the exons ATGGAGAACCAGTGGGGGGCTCGAGCCAAAGAAGATACTAGACATGAACAGACAAGAAATCTGCCGAATTCAAACGACGGAAAGAGAAACCGCACCCGTTCGTCCAGGTCTGAAAATCAGGGATCTGAAGAAGGTCATTTCCATCATGATCTGACCTCTCAGGGCATTAAAGGAGAGAAGGTTTGGTTCAACCGCAGCCTCTATGAGCAGGCCGACAATGCCTATCAGACCTTGTTGAGTGCAGGGAGTGGGATCCTTCCAGTTTTGTCTTCCCCCAAAGACAGAATTCCCCGCACCCTGGTCTTCAGGGCTAAACGGAATGGTGCACAACAATCCCAAGAGAAGGAGAACCAAACCTACTCCCGTTCCTATGCGTCACACCAACAGCAGCGGGGTTCGACCCACCAGCGCTCATCTTCTGAACCCCAGAGGGACCGGCAATTCCCAAAAAGTAGCAGGAAGAGGGTCTTCTCCGAGAACGAGCGCACCCCTCAGAAAAGGGACAA CATCACAATGAGTGGACTTCAGGGACTCGCCCAGGAGAACATCTGGTTTGACAAGTCTAGATATGACGAGGCAGAGAGACACTTCTACGAGGGCATGAACGGCATCCCTCAGACATCTCAG GAGAGAGATTCTAGTGCCATCCTGCAGGACATTGCTAAAGCCCGACAGAATATCCAGCAGTCCCTAGCCGGA GTGAAGACTGCTCTTCAGGGTAGTAAAGGGCACACGCGCTCTCAAAAACCACGAGAGAGGAAGACC AGTCAGAATGCCAGTAAGTCTGAGGATCAGAGTGAGCTGGTCTCTCGTTTGAAGAGTCTAGAACTGGACAACAAGAATTTGCACAAAG TTGTGGATGATTTGAGAGCCACGCTGTCCAAACTGGAGTCCAGAATGGCCACGCTGGAGAAAAGCCAATCGCCTGCTTCAAAGACTGTTACATTCACCAAG GCTGCTCCTGTCCAGACACCCAAGGTTGAGGAACATAATGGTGCTGACGACGATGATGACATTGACCTGTTTGGAAGTGATGAGGAAGATGAGGAGGCAGAGCGTATCAAAGCCGAGAGAGTGAAGGAGTACTCCCAGAGGAAAGCCAAAAAACCAGCCCTCATCGCCAAATCATCCATCTTGCTGGACGTCAAACCT TGGGACGATGAGACAGACATGTCCAAGCTGGAAGAGTGTGTGCGCTCCATACAGCTGGATGGGCTCCTGTGGGGAGCTTCTAAGCTGGTTCCTGTCGGCTACGGTATCAAAAAGCTGCAGATCAACTGTGTGGTAGAAGATGATAAAGTGGGAACAGACATTCTGGAAGAGGAGATCACCAAATTTGAGGACTAC GTCCAGAGTGTTGATATTGCTGCCTTCAACAAGATCTGA
- the eef1da gene encoding eukaryotic translation elongation factor 1 delta a (guanine nucleotide exchange protein) isoform X6 encodes MSGLQGLAQENIWFDKSRYDEAERHFYEGMNGIPQTSQSQNASKSEDQSELVSRLKSLELDNKNLHKVVDDLRATLSKLESRMATLEKSQSPASKTVTFTKAAPVQTPKVEEHNGADDDDDIDLFGSDEEDEEAERIKAERVKEYSQRKAKKPALIAKSSILLDVKPWDDETDMSKLEECVRSIQLDGLLWGASKLVPVGYGIKKLQINCVVEDDKVGTDILEEEITKFEDYVQSVDIAAFNKI; translated from the exons ATGAGTGGACTTCAGGGACTCGCCCAGGAGAACATCTGGTTTGACAAGTCTAGATATGACGAGGCAGAGAGACACTTCTACGAGGGCATGAACGGCATCCCTCAGACATCTCAG AGTCAGAATGCCAGTAAGTCTGAGGATCAGAGTGAGCTGGTCTCTCGTTTGAAGAGTCTAGAACTGGACAACAAGAATTTGCACAAAG TTGTGGATGATTTGAGAGCCACGCTGTCCAAACTGGAGTCCAGAATGGCCACGCTGGAGAAAAGCCAATCGCCTGCTTCAAAGACTGTTACATTCACCAAG GCTGCTCCTGTCCAGACACCCAAGGTTGAGGAACATAATGGTGCTGACGACGATGATGACATTGACCTGTTTGGAAGTGATGAGGAAGATGAGGAGGCAGAGCGTATCAAAGCCGAGAGAGTGAAGGAGTACTCCCAGAGGAAAGCCAAAAAACCAGCCCTCATCGCCAAATCATCCATCTTGCTGGACGTCAAACCT TGGGACGATGAGACAGACATGTCCAAGCTGGAAGAGTGTGTGCGCTCCATACAGCTGGATGGGCTCCTGTGGGGAGCTTCTAAGCTGGTTCCTGTCGGCTACGGTATCAAAAAGCTGCAGATCAACTGTGTGGTAGAAGATGATAAAGTGGGAACAGACATTCTGGAAGAGGAGATCACCAAATTTGAGGACTAC GTCCAGAGTGTTGATATTGCTGCCTTCAACAAGATCTGA
- the eef1da gene encoding eukaryotic translation elongation factor 1 delta a (guanine nucleotide exchange protein) isoform X4: protein MENQWGARAKEDTRHEQTRNLPNSNDGKRNRTRSSRSENQGSEEGHFHHDLTSQGIKGEKVWFNRSLYEQADNAYQTLLSAGSGILPVLSSPKDRIPRTLVFRAKRNGAQQSQEKENQTYSRSYASHQQQRGSTHQRSSSEPQRDRQFPKSSRKRVFSENERTPQKRDNITMSGLQGLAQENIWFDKSRYDEAERHFYEGMNGIPQTSQSQNASKSEDQSELVSRLKSLELDNKNLHKVVDDLRATLSKLESRMATLEKSQSPASKTVTFTKAAPVQTPKVEEHNGADDDDDIDLFGSDEEDEEAERIKAERVKEYSQRKAKKPALIAKSSILLDVKPWDDETDMSKLEECVRSIQLDGLLWGASKLVPVGYGIKKLQINCVVEDDKVGTDILEEEITKFEDYVQSVDIAAFNKI from the exons ATGGAGAACCAGTGGGGGGCTCGAGCCAAAGAAGATACTAGACATGAACAGACAAGAAATCTGCCGAATTCAAACGACGGAAAGAGAAACCGCACCCGTTCGTCCAGGTCTGAAAATCAGGGATCTGAAGAAGGTCATTTCCATCATGATCTGACCTCTCAGGGCATTAAAGGAGAGAAGGTTTGGTTCAACCGCAGCCTCTATGAGCAGGCCGACAATGCCTATCAGACCTTGTTGAGTGCAGGGAGTGGGATCCTTCCAGTTTTGTCTTCCCCCAAAGACAGAATTCCCCGCACCCTGGTCTTCAGGGCTAAACGGAATGGTGCACAACAATCCCAAGAGAAGGAGAACCAAACCTACTCCCGTTCCTATGCGTCACACCAACAGCAGCGGGGTTCGACCCACCAGCGCTCATCTTCTGAACCCCAGAGGGACCGGCAATTCCCAAAAAGTAGCAGGAAGAGGGTCTTCTCCGAGAACGAGCGCACCCCTCAGAAAAGGGACAA CATCACAATGAGTGGACTTCAGGGACTCGCCCAGGAGAACATCTGGTTTGACAAGTCTAGATATGACGAGGCAGAGAGACACTTCTACGAGGGCATGAACGGCATCCCTCAGACATCTCAG AGTCAGAATGCCAGTAAGTCTGAGGATCAGAGTGAGCTGGTCTCTCGTTTGAAGAGTCTAGAACTGGACAACAAGAATTTGCACAAAG TTGTGGATGATTTGAGAGCCACGCTGTCCAAACTGGAGTCCAGAATGGCCACGCTGGAGAAAAGCCAATCGCCTGCTTCAAAGACTGTTACATTCACCAAG GCTGCTCCTGTCCAGACACCCAAGGTTGAGGAACATAATGGTGCTGACGACGATGATGACATTGACCTGTTTGGAAGTGATGAGGAAGATGAGGAGGCAGAGCGTATCAAAGCCGAGAGAGTGAAGGAGTACTCCCAGAGGAAAGCCAAAAAACCAGCCCTCATCGCCAAATCATCCATCTTGCTGGACGTCAAACCT TGGGACGATGAGACAGACATGTCCAAGCTGGAAGAGTGTGTGCGCTCCATACAGCTGGATGGGCTCCTGTGGGGAGCTTCTAAGCTGGTTCCTGTCGGCTACGGTATCAAAAAGCTGCAGATCAACTGTGTGGTAGAAGATGATAAAGTGGGAACAGACATTCTGGAAGAGGAGATCACCAAATTTGAGGACTAC GTCCAGAGTGTTGATATTGCTGCCTTCAACAAGATCTGA
- the eef1da gene encoding eukaryotic translation elongation factor 1 delta a (guanine nucleotide exchange protein) isoform X2, translating to MENQWGARAKEDTRHEQTRNLPNSNDGKRNRTRSSRSENQGSEEGHFHHDLTSQGIKGEKVWFNRSLYEQADNAYQTLLSAGSGILPVLSSPKDRIPRTLVFRAKRNGAQQSQEKENQTYSRSYASHQQQRGSTHQRSSSEPQRDRQFPKSSRKRVFSENERTPQKRDNITMSGLQGLAQENIWFDKSRYDEAERHFYEGMNGIPQTSQERDSSAILQDIAKARQNIQQSLAGSQNASKSEDQSELVSRLKSLELDNKNLHKVVDDLRATLSKLESRMATLEKSQSPASKTVTFTKAAPVQTPKVEEHNGADDDDDIDLFGSDEEDEEAERIKAERVKEYSQRKAKKPALIAKSSILLDVKPWDDETDMSKLEECVRSIQLDGLLWGASKLVPVGYGIKKLQINCVVEDDKVGTDILEEEITKFEDYVQSVDIAAFNKI from the exons ATGGAGAACCAGTGGGGGGCTCGAGCCAAAGAAGATACTAGACATGAACAGACAAGAAATCTGCCGAATTCAAACGACGGAAAGAGAAACCGCACCCGTTCGTCCAGGTCTGAAAATCAGGGATCTGAAGAAGGTCATTTCCATCATGATCTGACCTCTCAGGGCATTAAAGGAGAGAAGGTTTGGTTCAACCGCAGCCTCTATGAGCAGGCCGACAATGCCTATCAGACCTTGTTGAGTGCAGGGAGTGGGATCCTTCCAGTTTTGTCTTCCCCCAAAGACAGAATTCCCCGCACCCTGGTCTTCAGGGCTAAACGGAATGGTGCACAACAATCCCAAGAGAAGGAGAACCAAACCTACTCCCGTTCCTATGCGTCACACCAACAGCAGCGGGGTTCGACCCACCAGCGCTCATCTTCTGAACCCCAGAGGGACCGGCAATTCCCAAAAAGTAGCAGGAAGAGGGTCTTCTCCGAGAACGAGCGCACCCCTCAGAAAAGGGACAA CATCACAATGAGTGGACTTCAGGGACTCGCCCAGGAGAACATCTGGTTTGACAAGTCTAGATATGACGAGGCAGAGAGACACTTCTACGAGGGCATGAACGGCATCCCTCAGACATCTCAG GAGAGAGATTCTAGTGCCATCCTGCAGGACATTGCTAAAGCCCGACAGAATATCCAGCAGTCCCTAGCCGGA AGTCAGAATGCCAGTAAGTCTGAGGATCAGAGTGAGCTGGTCTCTCGTTTGAAGAGTCTAGAACTGGACAACAAGAATTTGCACAAAG TTGTGGATGATTTGAGAGCCACGCTGTCCAAACTGGAGTCCAGAATGGCCACGCTGGAGAAAAGCCAATCGCCTGCTTCAAAGACTGTTACATTCACCAAG GCTGCTCCTGTCCAGACACCCAAGGTTGAGGAACATAATGGTGCTGACGACGATGATGACATTGACCTGTTTGGAAGTGATGAGGAAGATGAGGAGGCAGAGCGTATCAAAGCCGAGAGAGTGAAGGAGTACTCCCAGAGGAAAGCCAAAAAACCAGCCCTCATCGCCAAATCATCCATCTTGCTGGACGTCAAACCT TGGGACGATGAGACAGACATGTCCAAGCTGGAAGAGTGTGTGCGCTCCATACAGCTGGATGGGCTCCTGTGGGGAGCTTCTAAGCTGGTTCCTGTCGGCTACGGTATCAAAAAGCTGCAGATCAACTGTGTGGTAGAAGATGATAAAGTGGGAACAGACATTCTGGAAGAGGAGATCACCAAATTTGAGGACTAC GTCCAGAGTGTTGATATTGCTGCCTTCAACAAGATCTGA
- the ftr87 gene encoding tripartite motif-containing protein 16, whose translation MAETNISVDKEQFCCSVCLEVLWEPVTIPCGHSYCMECIKGYWRKCELKEEYSCPQCRRTFSPRPALSRNTMLADIVEKLRRTGLQDPGAKAADVECDVCTGKKHRAVKFCVKCQMLFCEIHLKPHNERNRGRTHPLIEVTKQPQKRICSRHNKLRDVYCRTDQQCICSSCLKDGHKGHSVVSVLEERMEKQKHLEEAWKKSKQRCKEREKELKDIVKYVKRSAQAFEEDSEKIFIRLLRCVERKHSEVKEQIRCEERTALSQTEKLLERLNQQIVEHRRGEAELEALSNTEDHIQFLQNYKTLCAPPDTGSRPSIDVHPYFPLLILRKALTELRDKVSDVCDRELTKISELVDEHDQSAENSHSCLLNTETAHTHLQQTEPRTRGDFLQYCCDLMLDPNTANFFLHLSGEYSEVTTVQEPQPYPDHPERFSSWAQVLCTEGLSGCGYWEVEWGGGRGVSIGVSYKSIPRTGGNTDRKLGCNSKSWSLDFSDSLCLFRHSKFSVEIHTPTPHRVGVYLDHSAGTLAFYSISLADDTIILLHREQTTFTQPLYPGFWVGLGSTLKLCRTFSFSA comes from the exons ATGGCAGAAACGAATATCTCTGTAGATAAGGAGCAATTCTGTTGCTCAGTGTGCTTGGAAGTGCTATGGGAGCCGGTCACTATTCCCTGCGGACATAGTTATTGTATGGAATGTATTAAAGGTTACTGGAGGAAATGCGAGTTAAAAGAGGAATACAGCTGCCCTCAGTGCAGACGCACATTTAGCCCCAGACCTGCGCTGTCTAGAAACACCATGCTGGCTGATATTGTGGAAAAACTGAGGAGAACCGGCCTTCAAGATCCTGGTGCGAAGGCAGCAGATGTGGAGTGTGACGTTTGCACCGGGAAGAAACATCGAGCTGTTAAGTTCTGTGTGAAATGTCAGATGTTATTCTGTGAAATTCACTTGAAGCCTCACAATGAAAGGAATCGCGGTAGGACGCATCCgcttattgaagttacaaaacaACCGCAGAAAAGAATCTGTTCACGGCACAATAAATTGCGGGATGTTTACTGTCGCACAGACCAACAGTGCATTTGTAGTTCGTGTTTAAAAGATGGACACAAGGGGCACAGCGTGGTGTCGGTTCTGGAGGAGAGGATGGAAAAACAG AAACATCTTGAGGAAGCGTGGAAGAAGTCAAAACAGAGGTGTAAGGAACGAGAAAAGGAACTCAAAGACATTGTAAAATACGTCAAG CGTTCTGCACAAGCATTTGAGGAGGACAGCGAAAAGATCTTCATCAGGCTGCTGCGCTGCGTTGAAAGGAAGCATTCGGAGGTGAAAGAGCAGATCAGATGTGAGGAGAGAACAGCTCTCAGCCAGACGGAGAAGCTTCTAGAACGACTGAATCAACAGATAGTTGAACACAGGAGAGGAGAGGCTGAGCTAGAAGCGCTCTCAAACACTGAGGATCATATCCAATTCCTACAG AACTATAAGACGCTCTGTGCCCCTCCTGACACTGGAAGTCGCCCTAGCATTGACGTCCATCCGTACTTTCCTTTGCTGATATTGAGAAAAGCTCTCACAGAGCTGAGAGATAAAGTCAGTGACGTCTGTGACAGAGAATTGACAAAGATCTCAGAATTAG TTGATGAGCACGATCAGTCAGCTGAAAACTCCCACAGTTGTCTGTTGAACACTGAAACAG CCCATACGCATTTACAACAGACTGAGCCGAGGACCAGGGGAGATTTCTTACAAT ACTGCTGTGATTTGATGTTGGACCCAAACACCGCCAACTTTTTCCTCCACCTTTCTGGAGAATACTCAGAGGTCACAACCGTCCAAGAACCTCAGCCGTACCCGGATCATCCAGAGCGCTTCAGCAGCTGGGCTCAAGTCTTGTGCACCGAAGGTCTGTCTGGATGTGGATATTGGGAGGTGGAGTGGGGAGGTGGTAGAGGAGTTTCTATTGGAGTATCCTACAAATCAATTCCCAGGACTGGAGGGAATACGGACCGAAAACTGGGATGCAACTCAAAATCATGGAGTTTGGATTTCTCAGATTCTCTTTGTTTGTTCCGGCACAGTAAGTTTAGTGTTGAAATACACACTCCAACACCACACAGAGTCGGTGTGTATCTTGATCACAGCGCTGGAACTCTTGCATTTTATAGCATTTCTCTGGCAGATGATACCATAATTTTGCTGCATCGAGAGCAGACCACTTTTACTCAACCTCTTTACCCTGGTTTCTGGGTTGGACTGGGGTCCACTTTGAAACTCTGTCGAACTTTCAGCTTCTCAGCTTAG
- the eef1da gene encoding eukaryotic translation elongation factor 1 delta a (guanine nucleotide exchange protein) isoform X3, whose amino-acid sequence MENQWGARAKEDTRHEQTRNLPNSNDGKRNRTRSSRSENQGSEEGHFHHDLTSQGIKGEKVWFNRSLYEQADNAYQTLLSAGSGILPVLSSPKDRIPRTLVFRAKRNGAQQSQEKENQTYSRSYASHQQQRGSTHQRSSSEPQRDRQFPKSSRKRVFSENERTPQKRDNITMSGLQGLAQENIWFDKSRYDEAERHFYEGMNGIPQTSQVKTALQGSKGHTRSQKPRERKTSQNASKSEDQSELVSRLKSLELDNKNLHKVVDDLRATLSKLESRMATLEKSQSPASKTVTFTKAAPVQTPKVEEHNGADDDDDIDLFGSDEEDEEAERIKAERVKEYSQRKAKKPALIAKSSILLDVKPWDDETDMSKLEECVRSIQLDGLLWGASKLVPVGYGIKKLQINCVVEDDKVGTDILEEEITKFEDYVQSVDIAAFNKI is encoded by the exons ATGGAGAACCAGTGGGGGGCTCGAGCCAAAGAAGATACTAGACATGAACAGACAAGAAATCTGCCGAATTCAAACGACGGAAAGAGAAACCGCACCCGTTCGTCCAGGTCTGAAAATCAGGGATCTGAAGAAGGTCATTTCCATCATGATCTGACCTCTCAGGGCATTAAAGGAGAGAAGGTTTGGTTCAACCGCAGCCTCTATGAGCAGGCCGACAATGCCTATCAGACCTTGTTGAGTGCAGGGAGTGGGATCCTTCCAGTTTTGTCTTCCCCCAAAGACAGAATTCCCCGCACCCTGGTCTTCAGGGCTAAACGGAATGGTGCACAACAATCCCAAGAGAAGGAGAACCAAACCTACTCCCGTTCCTATGCGTCACACCAACAGCAGCGGGGTTCGACCCACCAGCGCTCATCTTCTGAACCCCAGAGGGACCGGCAATTCCCAAAAAGTAGCAGGAAGAGGGTCTTCTCCGAGAACGAGCGCACCCCTCAGAAAAGGGACAA CATCACAATGAGTGGACTTCAGGGACTCGCCCAGGAGAACATCTGGTTTGACAAGTCTAGATATGACGAGGCAGAGAGACACTTCTACGAGGGCATGAACGGCATCCCTCAGACATCTCAG GTGAAGACTGCTCTTCAGGGTAGTAAAGGGCACACGCGCTCTCAAAAACCACGAGAGAGGAAGACC AGTCAGAATGCCAGTAAGTCTGAGGATCAGAGTGAGCTGGTCTCTCGTTTGAAGAGTCTAGAACTGGACAACAAGAATTTGCACAAAG TTGTGGATGATTTGAGAGCCACGCTGTCCAAACTGGAGTCCAGAATGGCCACGCTGGAGAAAAGCCAATCGCCTGCTTCAAAGACTGTTACATTCACCAAG GCTGCTCCTGTCCAGACACCCAAGGTTGAGGAACATAATGGTGCTGACGACGATGATGACATTGACCTGTTTGGAAGTGATGAGGAAGATGAGGAGGCAGAGCGTATCAAAGCCGAGAGAGTGAAGGAGTACTCCCAGAGGAAAGCCAAAAAACCAGCCCTCATCGCCAAATCATCCATCTTGCTGGACGTCAAACCT TGGGACGATGAGACAGACATGTCCAAGCTGGAAGAGTGTGTGCGCTCCATACAGCTGGATGGGCTCCTGTGGGGAGCTTCTAAGCTGGTTCCTGTCGGCTACGGTATCAAAAAGCTGCAGATCAACTGTGTGGTAGAAGATGATAAAGTGGGAACAGACATTCTGGAAGAGGAGATCACCAAATTTGAGGACTAC GTCCAGAGTGTTGATATTGCTGCCTTCAACAAGATCTGA
- the eef1da gene encoding eukaryotic translation elongation factor 1 delta a (guanine nucleotide exchange protein) isoform X5 translates to MSGLQGLAQENIWFDKSRYDEAERHFYEGMNGIPQTSQERDSSAILQDIAKARQNIQQSLAGVKTALQGSKGHTRSQKPRERKTSQNASKSEDQSELVSRLKSLELDNKNLHKVVDDLRATLSKLESRMATLEKSQSPASKTVTFTKAAPVQTPKVEEHNGADDDDDIDLFGSDEEDEEAERIKAERVKEYSQRKAKKPALIAKSSILLDVKPWDDETDMSKLEECVRSIQLDGLLWGASKLVPVGYGIKKLQINCVVEDDKVGTDILEEEITKFEDYVQSVDIAAFNKI, encoded by the exons ATGAGTGGACTTCAGGGACTCGCCCAGGAGAACATCTGGTTTGACAAGTCTAGATATGACGAGGCAGAGAGACACTTCTACGAGGGCATGAACGGCATCCCTCAGACATCTCAG GAGAGAGATTCTAGTGCCATCCTGCAGGACATTGCTAAAGCCCGACAGAATATCCAGCAGTCCCTAGCCGGA GTGAAGACTGCTCTTCAGGGTAGTAAAGGGCACACGCGCTCTCAAAAACCACGAGAGAGGAAGACC AGTCAGAATGCCAGTAAGTCTGAGGATCAGAGTGAGCTGGTCTCTCGTTTGAAGAGTCTAGAACTGGACAACAAGAATTTGCACAAAG TTGTGGATGATTTGAGAGCCACGCTGTCCAAACTGGAGTCCAGAATGGCCACGCTGGAGAAAAGCCAATCGCCTGCTTCAAAGACTGTTACATTCACCAAG GCTGCTCCTGTCCAGACACCCAAGGTTGAGGAACATAATGGTGCTGACGACGATGATGACATTGACCTGTTTGGAAGTGATGAGGAAGATGAGGAGGCAGAGCGTATCAAAGCCGAGAGAGTGAAGGAGTACTCCCAGAGGAAAGCCAAAAAACCAGCCCTCATCGCCAAATCATCCATCTTGCTGGACGTCAAACCT TGGGACGATGAGACAGACATGTCCAAGCTGGAAGAGTGTGTGCGCTCCATACAGCTGGATGGGCTCCTGTGGGGAGCTTCTAAGCTGGTTCCTGTCGGCTACGGTATCAAAAAGCTGCAGATCAACTGTGTGGTAGAAGATGATAAAGTGGGAACAGACATTCTGGAAGAGGAGATCACCAAATTTGAGGACTAC GTCCAGAGTGTTGATATTGCTGCCTTCAACAAGATCTGA
- the ftr67 gene encoding finTRIM family, member 67: MAQAGVFLEHDQFNCSICLDVLKDPVTIPCGHSYCKGCIKGYWDQDDYLGIYGCPQCRQSFAPRPVLGRNTMLADVVEKLKKTGLHAGPTPSDPTQAEPGDVECDVCSGKKNKAFKSCLVCLASYCETHLQPHYESPAFQKHKLVSPSKKIQEQLCSRHDKLLEVFCRTDQQCICYLCLTDEHKGHDTVLATAEMNEKKNALAEMQRISQQRIQEREKELADLRQATQMLTLSAQTALEESERIFTELVCSIERRRAEVKELIRGQERAAVSQAEALLQQLEQEITELKKRHGELGELSQTEDHIAFLQNCKSLCAQPVPVDLPNITTDPSFGTVMTALTEFQALLEDVCQGGFVNISEKVNDVTIIQSTKPKTDSESNAALTPLFGQPVQIPFTVSVPTIGVFPFSSFGSRTQGPRQRLQPRRRRR, from the exons ATGGCGCAAGCTGGGGTTTTCCTGGAGCATGACCAGTTCAACTGTTCTATATGCCTGGATGTCTTGAAGGACCCTGTGACTATTCCATGTGGACACAGTTATTGTAAAGGCTGCATTAAAGGCTACTGGGACCAGGACGACTATCTGGGGATTTATGGCTGTCCTCAGTGCAGGCAGAGCTTCGCTCCCAGACCTGTGCTGGGCAGGAACACCATGCTGGCTGATGTGGTGGAGAAACTAAAGAAGACAGGACTGCATGCTGGGCCCACCCCATCCGATCCAACCCAAGCTGAACCCGGGGATGTCGAATGTGATGTGTGCTCTGGGAAGAAAAACAAAGCCTTTAAATCCTGCCTGGTCTGTCTGGCGTCTTATTGCGAGACTCACCTTCAACCTCACTACGAGTCTCCTGCCTTTCAGAAACACAAGCTGGTTTCTCCTTCAAAGAAGATACAAGAACAGCTCTGCTCTCGGCATGATAAATTGCTAGAGGTGTTTTGCCGCACAGATCAGCAATGTATTTGTTACCTTTGTTTAACGGATGAGCACAAAGGACATGATACTGTTCTAGCTACAGCAGAGATGAATGAGAAAAAG AATGCTCTGGCGGAGATGCAGAGGATTTCCCAGCAGAGGATCcaggagagagagaaggagctGGCAGACCTGAGACAGGCTACACAGATGCTCACT CTCTCGGCACAGACAGCCCTAGAGGAGAGCGAGCGCATCTTCACAGAGCTGGTGTGCTCCATAGAGCGACGGCGCGCTGAAGTGAAGGAGCTGATCCGAGGTCAGGAGAGGGCGGCAGTGAGCCAGGCTGAAGCGCTTCTTCAACAACTGGAGCAGGAGATAACAGAGCTGAAGAAAAGACACGGTGAATTAGGAGAGCTCTCGCAGACAGAGGACCATATCGCCTTCCTTCAG AACTGCAAGTCTCTGTGTGCTCAGCCTGTTCCTGTTGACTTGCCAAACATTACCACTGACCCAAGCTTCGGAACAGTGATGACAGCGTTAACGGAGTTTCAGGCTCTCCTCGAGGACGTCTGCCAGGGGGGATTTGTCAACATCTCAGAGAAAG TGAACGATGTTACTATTATTCAGAGCACTAAACCAAAGACAGATTCAGAGTCAAATGCAG CCTTAACGCCATTGTTTGGCCAGCCTGTACAGATCCCTTTTACTGTTAGCGTCCCAACAATTGGTGTGTTTCCATTCTCGTCATTTG GATCGAGAACACAAGGTCCTCGTCAGAGACTACAGCCACGTAGGAGACGAAGGTAG